In one window of Gossypium arboreum isolate Shixiya-1 chromosome 4, ASM2569848v2, whole genome shotgun sequence DNA:
- the LOC108458217 gene encoding two-component response regulator ARR5-like isoform X1 gives MARNGGVAWMRTTEKIDGYDLSTSDTEEVHVLAVDDSLVDRKVIERLLRISSCKVTAVDSGRRALQYLGLDEEIQKKETNGFDGLKVDLIITDYCMPGMTGYELLKKVKESSAFREIPVVIMSSENVIARIDRCLEEGAEDFIVKPVKLSDVKRIIDYTTTELREGEQREGARARRRGINKRKQREGDDDLSSSPPSTLSSSTSSSPSSSIQSATAPSSPSTLDSPTRRLKMTSSE, from the exons ATGGCTAGGAACGGTGGCGTTGCTTGGATGAGGACGACGGAGAAGATAGACGGCTACGATCTTTCTACGTCTGATACCGAAGAAGTTCATGTTCTTGCCGTTGATGATAGCCTCGTTGATCGGAAAGTCATTGAACGCTTGCTCAGAATTTCCTCTTGTAAAG TGACGGCAGTGGATAGCGGGAGGAGAGCTTTGCAATACCTGGGATTAGATGAGGAGATTCAAAAGAAAGAAACGAATGGTTTTGAT gGTCTGAAGGTTGATCTGATTATTACCGATTATTGTATGCCTGGAATGACCGGCTACGAATTGCTCAAAAAGGTAAAGGAATCTTCAGCTTTTAGAGAAATCCCAGTTGTTATCATGTCATCTGAGAACGTTATAGCTCGAATCGACAG ATGCTTAGAGGAAGGAGCAGAGGATTTTATAGTGAAACCAGTGAAATTATCAGATGTGAAACGCATAATAGATTACACGACCACAGAGTTAAGAGAGGGAGAACAAAGAGAAGGAGCAAGAGCAAGAAGAAGAGGAATCAACAAAAGAAAGCAAAGAGAAGGAGATGACGATCTGTCATCATCCCCACCGTCCACTTTATCATCATCAACATCATCGTCACCATCATCCTCGATTCAATCAGCAACAGCACCGTCGTCTCCTTCAACACTGGATTCTCCCACCAGACGTCTGAAAATGACAAGCTCTGAATAG
- the LOC108458217 gene encoding two-component response regulator ARR5-like isoform X2: MRTTEKIDGYDLSTSDTEEVHVLAVDDSLVDRKVIERLLRISSCKVTAVDSGRRALQYLGLDEEIQKKETNGFDGLKVDLIITDYCMPGMTGYELLKKVKESSAFREIPVVIMSSENVIARIDRCLEEGAEDFIVKPVKLSDVKRIIDYTTTELREGEQREGARARRRGINKRKQREGDDDLSSSPPSTLSSSTSSSPSSSIQSATAPSSPSTLDSPTRRLKMTSSE; encoded by the exons ATGAGGACGACGGAGAAGATAGACGGCTACGATCTTTCTACGTCTGATACCGAAGAAGTTCATGTTCTTGCCGTTGATGATAGCCTCGTTGATCGGAAAGTCATTGAACGCTTGCTCAGAATTTCCTCTTGTAAAG TGACGGCAGTGGATAGCGGGAGGAGAGCTTTGCAATACCTGGGATTAGATGAGGAGATTCAAAAGAAAGAAACGAATGGTTTTGAT gGTCTGAAGGTTGATCTGATTATTACCGATTATTGTATGCCTGGAATGACCGGCTACGAATTGCTCAAAAAGGTAAAGGAATCTTCAGCTTTTAGAGAAATCCCAGTTGTTATCATGTCATCTGAGAACGTTATAGCTCGAATCGACAG ATGCTTAGAGGAAGGAGCAGAGGATTTTATAGTGAAACCAGTGAAATTATCAGATGTGAAACGCATAATAGATTACACGACCACAGAGTTAAGAGAGGGAGAACAAAGAGAAGGAGCAAGAGCAAGAAGAAGAGGAATCAACAAAAGAAAGCAAAGAGAAGGAGATGACGATCTGTCATCATCCCCACCGTCCACTTTATCATCATCAACATCATCGTCACCATCATCCTCGATTCAATCAGCAACAGCACCGTCGTCTCCTTCAACACTGGATTCTCCCACCAGACGTCTGAAAATGACAAGCTCTGAATAG
- the LOC108457825 gene encoding uncharacterized protein LOC108457825 isoform X2 yields MAAEEDDVWAKATKVADDLYEIRDTFFPQNPDDKTSKLQHESDLALNLLDSIPAEQRKLPARRAAYEYLRGKILDVVPDYRKEAEDHLSKAVKLNPSLGDAWLCLGNCIWKKGDLTSAKNCFNLALSKGPNKKILCQLSMLERRMAQGADNQAEMVEESIQHAREAITLDVKDGNSWYNLGNACLTSFFVTGTWDHSKLLQSLKAYQNAEKDERMKSNPDLYFNCATVNKYLENYDRALAGFEAAALKDPSLNASEEVEKMVNLLNKLEILLRGHSKSKRLASLASNIGAVNLNSSYKRATLDALSERLNKAVAVLGKVLLFVKHENITPLYFLVCDSDQSCFVLSVYGIRNDAIKEGDQLTLLEPHFRNIDFSWKGKCYKFKSIRVDFLEQVLVNGKALPPHQAIRTSIYAQHKP; encoded by the exons ATGGCAGCAGAAGAAGATGATGTATGGGCAAAAGCCACAAAAGTAGCTGATGATTTGTACGAGATTAGAGACACTTTTTTCCCTCAAAACCCCGATGATAAAACCTCTAAACTGCAACACGAATCCGATCTCGCTCTCAATCTCCTCGATTCCATTCCTGCTG AACAAAGAAAATTACCTGCACGGCGTGCAGCATATGAGTATCTACGAGGGAAGATATTAGATGTAGTGCCTGACTATAGGAAGGAAGCAGAGGATCATCTTTCAAAAGCA GTTAAACTGAATCCATCTCTTGGAGATGCTTGGCTTTGTTTGGGTAACTGCATTTGGAAGAAGGGAGATTTGACTTCAGCAAAGAACTGCTTTAATCTTGCATTAAGCAAG GGCCCGAATAAGAAGATACTTTGCCAATTATCAATGCTGGAAAGAAGAATGGCTCAAG GTGCGGATAATCAGGCAGAAATGGTTGAGGAAAGTATTCAACATGCCAGGGAAGCCATAACTTTGGATGTCAAGGATGGAAATTCTTGGT ATAATCTGGGAAATGCTTGCCTGACAAGTTTTTTTGTCACCGGAACTTGGGATCATAGCAAACTTCTTCAATCCTTAAAAGCGTACCAAAATGCT GAAAAGGATGAAAGAATGAAATCAAATCCGGACCTGTATTTTAATTGTGCAACT GTAAACAAATATCTAGAGAATTATGATAGGGCTCTTGCTGGCTTTGAAGCTGCTGCCTTAAAGGATCCTAGTCTCAATGCTTCTGAAGAGGTTGAAAAGATGGTCAATCTCCTCAACAAACTAGAGATTTTGCTGAGG GGACATTCTAAGTCTAAAAGACTTGCTTCTTTAGCATCCAACATTGGTGCTGTTAATT TGAATTCCTCATATAAAAGGGCAACTCTAGATGCGCTGTCAGAACGTCTAAATAAAGCAGTTGCTGTACTGGGAAAAGTGCTATTGTTTGTTAAGCATGAGAACATCACCCCCCT TTACTTTTTGGTGTGCGATTCTGATCAAAGTTGCTTTGTGCTATCAGTATATGGTATACGCAATGACGCG ATTAAAGAAGGAGATCAACTAACATTGTTGGAACCCCATTTCCGTAACATTGACTTTTCTTGGAAAGGAAAG TGTTACAAATTCAAGTCAATTCGTGTGGATTTCTTGGAGCAAGTGCTTGTGAATGGCAAAGCTCTTCCCCCACATCAGGCCATTCGCACATCGATCTATGCTCAACATAAACCATAA
- the LOC108457825 gene encoding uncharacterized protein LOC108457825 isoform X1: MAAEEDDVWAKATKVADDLYEIRDTFFPQNPDDKTSKLQHESDLALNLLDSIPAEQRKLPARRAAYEYLRGKILDVVPDYRKEAEDHLSKAVKLNPSLGDAWLCLGNCIWKKGDLTSAKNCFNLALSKGPNKKILCQLSMLERRMAQGADNQAEMVEESIQHAREAITLDVKDGNSWYNLGNACLTSFFVTGTWDHSKLLQSLKAYQNAEKDERMKSNPDLYFNCATVNKYLENYDRALAGFEAAALKDPSLNASEEVEKMVNLLNKLEILLRGHSKSKRLASLASNIGAVNLNSSYKRATLDALSERLNKAVAVLGKVLLFVKHENITPLSYFLVCDSDQSCFVLSVYGIRNDAIKEGDQLTLLEPHFRNIDFSWKGKCYKFKSIRVDFLEQVLVNGKALPPHQAIRTSIYAQHKP, encoded by the exons ATGGCAGCAGAAGAAGATGATGTATGGGCAAAAGCCACAAAAGTAGCTGATGATTTGTACGAGATTAGAGACACTTTTTTCCCTCAAAACCCCGATGATAAAACCTCTAAACTGCAACACGAATCCGATCTCGCTCTCAATCTCCTCGATTCCATTCCTGCTG AACAAAGAAAATTACCTGCACGGCGTGCAGCATATGAGTATCTACGAGGGAAGATATTAGATGTAGTGCCTGACTATAGGAAGGAAGCAGAGGATCATCTTTCAAAAGCA GTTAAACTGAATCCATCTCTTGGAGATGCTTGGCTTTGTTTGGGTAACTGCATTTGGAAGAAGGGAGATTTGACTTCAGCAAAGAACTGCTTTAATCTTGCATTAAGCAAG GGCCCGAATAAGAAGATACTTTGCCAATTATCAATGCTGGAAAGAAGAATGGCTCAAG GTGCGGATAATCAGGCAGAAATGGTTGAGGAAAGTATTCAACATGCCAGGGAAGCCATAACTTTGGATGTCAAGGATGGAAATTCTTGGT ATAATCTGGGAAATGCTTGCCTGACAAGTTTTTTTGTCACCGGAACTTGGGATCATAGCAAACTTCTTCAATCCTTAAAAGCGTACCAAAATGCT GAAAAGGATGAAAGAATGAAATCAAATCCGGACCTGTATTTTAATTGTGCAACT GTAAACAAATATCTAGAGAATTATGATAGGGCTCTTGCTGGCTTTGAAGCTGCTGCCTTAAAGGATCCTAGTCTCAATGCTTCTGAAGAGGTTGAAAAGATGGTCAATCTCCTCAACAAACTAGAGATTTTGCTGAGG GGACATTCTAAGTCTAAAAGACTTGCTTCTTTAGCATCCAACATTGGTGCTGTTAATT TGAATTCCTCATATAAAAGGGCAACTCTAGATGCGCTGTCAGAACGTCTAAATAAAGCAGTTGCTGTACTGGGAAAAGTGCTATTGTTTGTTAAGCATGAGAACATCACCCCCCT CAGTTACTTTTTGGTGTGCGATTCTGATCAAAGTTGCTTTGTGCTATCAGTATATGGTATACGCAATGACGCG ATTAAAGAAGGAGATCAACTAACATTGTTGGAACCCCATTTCCGTAACATTGACTTTTCTTGGAAAGGAAAG TGTTACAAATTCAAGTCAATTCGTGTGGATTTCTTGGAGCAAGTGCTTGTGAATGGCAAAGCTCTTCCCCCACATCAGGCCATTCGCACATCGATCTATGCTCAACATAAACCATAA